The following proteins are co-located in the Vigna angularis cultivar LongXiaoDou No.4 chromosome 2, ASM1680809v1, whole genome shotgun sequence genome:
- the LOC128195266 gene encoding uncharacterized protein LOC128195266: protein MAYDLGFVVVIVRSDIATGVRGRKTFVILGCERGGKYRKYKADAVASVYGTRKCECPFRLKGKPCSDGAGWVLKVMCGHHNHELAETLVGHPYAGRLNTSEKSLLVDMTKRLTFSAAFAFLSTERQSNFTWALEKLKGLFLTSEGGPKVIVTDRDLALMNAISIVFPESYQMLCRFHILKNVKAKCKMLVHSTEVWEVLMDAWENVMDCADESLFAEYVNGFQYASSSWPLFFEYVNQTWIIPYNTYFVKFWTNKVMHLGNTTTNSIHNVIILQHNKIKASFESNLLLRSDHFKGYIYRELIGRVSRYALDLIAKELKIVQQIGLDSSKCGCVLRRTFGVPCACELARYDPRMIPIGEFHIMWRRLHFSNVELNETKPQLSIKDELKQVEERFNEVDIGGKVTIKQKLLEIVCPTLTSMVPPLHKVKTKGAQKSKVKRSERSTTRDPSYFEYVDAFHSTIESSSVRSKLQSKPKAMKKRRVPMIDQFHSTTHPFIVDVVDVVADGHCGYRCIAALLGLGEDSWPVVRNELYKELSAWRDEYASLVGGYDRLEELRTSLLVKSLSAANMSKWMTLPDIGYAIANRYNVKLQEGCPLPTVNIMSSTHCYPEARAWSSIYTSRMRAFEQLMDITTSYVDLGDS from the exons atggcttatgatttaggatttgttgtggTAATAGTAAGATCTGACATAGCTACTGGTGTACGGGGAAGAAAAACGTTCGTCATacttggatgtgaaagagggggAAAATATAGGAAATACAAAGCTGATGCAGTGGCTAGTGTATACGGCACTCGTAAATGTGAATGTCCGTTTAGATTAAAGGGTAAACCATGTTCAGATGGGGCCGGATGGGTGTTGAAGGTGATGTGTGGACATCACAACCATGAGTTGGCTGAAACTTTAGTTGGTCACCCTTATGCTGGCAGGTTAAATACGAGTGAGAAGTCATTACTGGTTGATATGACAAAGA GGTTAACCTTCTCAGCAGCATTTGCTTTCTTGTCTACTGAAAGGCAGAGTAATTTCACATGGGCTTTGGAAAAGctgaaaggtttatttttaacatctgaGGGTGGTCCTAAAGTTATTGTGACTGACCGAGACTTGGCTTTGATGAATGCCATATCAATTGTATTCCCTGAGTCATATCAGATGTTATGTCGGTTCcacatccttaaaaatgttaaagctaaatgcaaaatgttagttCATTCTACTGAGGTTTGGGAAGTGTTGATGGATGCATGGGAAAATGTGATGGATTGTGCTGATGAAAGCTTGTTTGCTGAGTATGTGAATGGTTTTCAATACGCAAGCAGTTCATGGCctttgttctttgaatatgtgaatcagACTTGGATTATTCCGTACAACACATACTTTGTAAAATTCTGGACGAACAAAGTAATGCATTTAGggaacacaaccacaaatag TATTCATAACGTCATTATCTtacaacacaacaagattaaAGCGTCATTTGAAAGTAATTTGTTGCTCAGGAGTGACCATTTTAAAGGCTACATATATAGAGAACTTATTGGGCGTGTGTCTCGATATGCATTGGATCTCATTGCTaaggaattgaaaatagtgCAGCAGATAGGATTGGACTCCTCAAAGTGTGGATGCGTATTGAGACGTACATTTGGTGTCCCATGTGCATGTGAATTAGCACGATATGATCCTAGGATGATCCCTATAGGTGAATTTCATATCATGTGGCGAAGATTGCATTTctcaaatgttgaattaaatgaaactaaGCCTCAGTTATCCATTAAAGATGAGTTGAAACAAGTAGAAGAACGATTCAATGAGGTTGACATTGGCGGTAAAGTCACCATCAAGCAGAAGTTACTTGAGATTGTTTGTCCTACATTGACATCAATGGTCCCTCCATTACATAAAGTCAAGACAAAGGGTGCAcaaaaaagtaaagttaaaCGAAGTGAAAGGTCTACTACGCGGGATCCATCATATTTTGAGTATGTGGACGCCTTTCATTCAACCATAGAATCTTCATCTGTGAGAAGTAAATTACAATCAAAGCCAAAAGCAATGAAGAAAAGGAGAGTTCCAATGATAGACCAGTTTCATTCTACTACTCACCCCTTCATTGTGgacgttgttgatgttgtggctGATGGTCACTGTGGGTATAGATGCATTGCTGCGTTGTTGGGACTcggagaagattcatggcccGTTGTGAGGAATGAGTTGTACAAAGAACTCAGTGCATGGCGTGATGAATATGCAAGCCTAGTAGGAGGCTATGATAGACTAGAAGAACTGAGGACCTCTTTATTGGTGAAGTCACTGTCCGCG GCTAACATGAGCAAGTGGATGACATTACCAGACATTGGTTATGCAATTGCTAACCGATATAAC GTTAAGCTACAAGAAGGTTGTCCGTTGCCCACGGTGAATATCATGTCCTCAACCCACTGTTATCCTGAGGCACGAGCGTGGTCATCTATTTATACTAGTAGGATGCGCGCATTTGAACAGTTGATGGACATAACAACATCTTATGTTGACTTAGGTGAttcatga